From Streptomyces sp. TLI_235, a single genomic window includes:
- a CDS encoding GH15 family glucan-1,4-alpha-glucosidase, with the protein MDRYPPIADHGLVGDLQTAALVSSQGVVNWFCSPRFDSPSVFASLLDHDRGGYFRLAPEHSDVTCKQLYYPDTGVLVTRFMSPDGVGEVVDWMPANVSRTPTDRHSLIRVIRAVRGTVRFVLECRPRFDYGRADHELDLRPQEAVFRAPGITGHLQSSFPLERDGQDVRGTVTLGVGESAAAVFTTCDAGGEAPPPLTVEDVTARLWQEVDFWQKWLHTSHYRGRWAEMVNRSAITIKLLTYHPTGAPVAAATMGLPEQVGGERNWDYRYSWVRDGSLSVRALLDLGFTEEASAFTRWLGDRMRDRADLPGERLQIMYRVDGDPHLTEEILDHWEGYRGSRPVRAGNAAADQLQLDIYGESLYAMAEGMEAGREVGMELGYHGWKGLARTLDWLSDNWDRPDEGIWETRGGRNDFTYSRVMCWVAFDRGMRLATELSRPADIPRWRAARDSILEQVMDKGWSRSEQALVQHYGGDVLDASLLLIPRVGFLAAKSPGWLSTLDAMERKLVSDSLVYRYDPAASPDGLRGSEGTFSLCTYLYVDALARAGRVRPARYTFEKMHTYANHVGLFAEEIGPSGEQLGNFPQAFTHLSLIMAASTLDEAIDRQRG; encoded by the coding sequence ATGGATCGTTATCCGCCGATCGCCGATCACGGGCTGGTGGGTGACCTGCAGACCGCCGCCCTGGTCTCCTCGCAGGGCGTGGTGAACTGGTTCTGCTCGCCGAGGTTCGACTCGCCGAGCGTGTTCGCCTCGCTGCTCGACCACGATCGCGGCGGGTACTTCCGGCTGGCACCGGAGCACTCGGACGTGACGTGCAAGCAGCTCTACTATCCGGACACCGGTGTGCTGGTCACGCGGTTCATGTCGCCGGACGGCGTCGGCGAGGTCGTCGACTGGATGCCGGCCAACGTCAGCCGCACCCCCACCGACCGCCACAGCCTGATCCGGGTGATCCGCGCGGTGCGCGGCACCGTGCGCTTCGTCCTGGAGTGCCGGCCGCGGTTCGACTACGGCCGGGCCGACCACGAGCTCGATCTGCGGCCGCAGGAGGCGGTCTTCCGTGCACCGGGCATCACGGGCCACCTGCAGTCCAGCTTTCCGCTGGAGCGGGACGGGCAGGACGTCCGCGGCACGGTCACCCTCGGTGTCGGGGAGTCGGCCGCAGCCGTGTTCACCACCTGCGATGCCGGCGGTGAGGCGCCGCCTCCCCTCACGGTCGAGGACGTGACGGCGCGGCTCTGGCAGGAGGTGGACTTCTGGCAGAAGTGGCTGCACACCTCCCACTACCGGGGCCGCTGGGCGGAGATGGTGAACCGTTCCGCCATCACGATCAAACTCCTCACCTACCACCCGACGGGGGCGCCGGTCGCCGCGGCCACCATGGGCCTGCCGGAACAGGTCGGTGGCGAACGCAACTGGGACTACCGGTACTCGTGGGTCAGGGATGGCTCCCTCTCCGTCCGCGCGCTGCTCGACCTGGGGTTCACGGAGGAGGCGTCGGCGTTCACCAGGTGGCTGGGCGACCGGATGCGGGACAGGGCGGACCTGCCCGGCGAGCGGCTGCAGATCATGTACCGGGTGGACGGCGACCCGCACCTGACCGAGGAGATCCTCGACCACTGGGAGGGCTACCGGGGGTCGCGCCCGGTCCGGGCCGGCAACGCCGCCGCCGACCAGCTTCAGCTGGACATCTACGGCGAGTCCCTCTACGCGATGGCGGAGGGCATGGAGGCCGGCCGGGAGGTCGGCATGGAGCTGGGCTACCACGGGTGGAAGGGCCTGGCCAGGACACTGGACTGGCTGTCCGACAACTGGGACCGCCCGGACGAGGGCATCTGGGAGACGCGCGGCGGGCGCAACGACTTCACCTACAGCCGGGTGATGTGCTGGGTGGCGTTCGACCGGGGCATGCGGCTGGCGACCGAGCTCAGCCGGCCCGCCGACATCCCGCGGTGGCGGGCCGCCCGCGACAGCATTCTCGAACAGGTCATGGACAAGGGCTGGAGCCGGAGCGAACAGGCCCTCGTGCAGCACTACGGCGGCGACGTCCTGGACGCCTCCCTGCTGCTGATCCCGCGGGTGGGGTTCCTCGCCGCGAAGAGCCCGGGCTGGCTCTCCACCCTGGACGCGATGGAGCGCAAGCTCGTCTCGGACAGCCTCGTCTACCGCTACGACCCGGCCGCCTCTCCGGACGGTCTGCGAGGCTCGGAGGGCACCTTCAGCCTGTGCACCTACCTCTACGTCGACGCCCTCGCGCGTGCCGGGCGCGTCCGGCCGGCGCGCTACACCTTCGAGAAGATGCACACCTACGCCAACCACGTCGGCCTGTTCGCCGAGGAGATCGGGCCGAGCGGTGAGCAGCTCGGCAACTTCCCGCAGGCGTTCACCCACCTGTCGCTCATCATGGCGGCGTCGACCCTGGACGAGGCCATTGACCGGCAGCGGGGCTGA
- a CDS encoding pyridine nucleotide-disulfide oxidoreductase, protein MTENTPEDLPVAVIGAGPIGLAAAAHLIERGIEPVVLEAGASAGTAVREWAHVRLFSPWAELIDPAAEKLLAPTGWTRPDGKAYPSGGDWAEQYLQPLADVLGDRVRYNTRVTGVARAGRDRIVDAGRDEQPFTVHVEHADGREERILARAVVDASGTWSTPNPLGANGLPALGERAANGRISYRVPDLADPAVRERFAGRRTAVVGTGASAFTALAYLADLAEAEPGTHAVWVLRRGINGSTYGGGEADQLPARGALGLRAKKAVDDGHATALTGFRTAAVEADGDRLVLVAEDGRRSEPVDQVVVLTGLRPDLSFLSEVRLGLDERLQAPTALAPLIDPNQHSCGTVYPHGAGELAHPESDVYLVGMKSYGRAPTFLAMTGYEQARSVAAQLAGDHEAAARVELTLPETGVCGGAGLFDEPDAAQNGSGGCCSVPAGPQLITLGAPATESSSCSTSGGC, encoded by the coding sequence ATGACCGAGAACACCCCCGAGGACCTGCCCGTCGCCGTCATCGGCGCCGGACCGATCGGCCTCGCCGCCGCAGCCCACCTGATCGAGCGCGGCATCGAACCCGTGGTGCTGGAGGCCGGAGCCTCGGCCGGAACGGCGGTCCGCGAGTGGGCGCACGTGAGGCTCTTCTCGCCGTGGGCGGAGCTGATCGACCCGGCCGCCGAGAAGCTCCTCGCCCCGACCGGCTGGACCCGGCCCGACGGCAAGGCGTACCCGTCCGGCGGCGACTGGGCCGAGCAGTACCTACAGCCCCTCGCCGACGTGCTCGGCGACCGCGTCCGCTACAACACCCGCGTGACCGGCGTCGCCCGCGCCGGCCGGGACCGCATCGTCGACGCCGGCCGGGACGAGCAGCCCTTCACCGTCCACGTCGAGCACGCCGACGGCCGCGAGGAGCGCATCCTTGCCCGCGCGGTGGTCGACGCCTCCGGTACGTGGTCCACCCCCAACCCGCTCGGCGCCAACGGCCTGCCCGCTCTCGGCGAGCGAGCCGCCAACGGCCGCATCTCCTACCGCGTCCCCGACCTTGCAGACCCGGCGGTTCGGGAGCGGTTCGCGGGCAGGCGCACCGCGGTGGTCGGCACCGGCGCCTCGGCGTTCACCGCTCTCGCCTACCTCGCCGACCTCGCGGAGGCCGAGCCCGGCACGCACGCCGTCTGGGTGCTGCGCCGCGGCATCAACGGCAGCACGTACGGCGGCGGCGAGGCCGACCAGCTGCCCGCCCGCGGCGCCCTCGGCCTGCGCGCCAAGAAGGCCGTCGACGACGGCCACGCCACCGCGCTCACCGGCTTCCGCACCGCCGCCGTCGAGGCCGACGGCGACCGCCTGGTCCTCGTCGCCGAGGACGGCCGCCGCAGCGAACCCGTCGACCAGGTCGTCGTCCTGACTGGCCTGCGCCCGGACCTGTCCTTCCTCTCCGAGGTCCGACTCGGCCTCGACGAGCGTCTCCAGGCCCCCACCGCCCTCGCCCCGCTGATCGACCCCAACCAGCACTCCTGCGGCACCGTCTACCCGCACGGCGCAGGCGAGCTCGCCCACCCCGAGAGCGACGTCTACCTGGTCGGCATGAAGTCGTACGGCCGCGCGCCGACGTTCCTCGCCATGACCGGCTACGAGCAGGCCCGCTCCGTCGCCGCCCAGCTCGCCGGCGACCACGAGGCCGCTGCCCGCGTCGAACTCACCCTCCCCGAGACCGGAGTCTGCGGCGGCGCAGGCCTCTTCGACGAGCCTGACGCGGCACAGAACGGCAGCGGTGGCTGCTGCTCGGTCCCGGCCGGGCCGCAGCTCATCACCCTCGGCGCTCCCGCCACCGAATCCTCGTCGTGCTCCACCAGCGGCGGGTGCTGA
- a CDS encoding DNA-binding transcriptional ArsR family regulator (manually curated), which yields MVNLPLLDPEAAAPCCPPLTSAPLSEEDSVRMAAMFKALSDPVRLRLFSRVASHEGGEACVCDIQDVGVSQPTVSHHLKKLREAGLLTSERRGTWVYYRVAPSVLAAMAGMLTAATG from the coding sequence GTGGTCAACCTTCCACTGCTCGATCCGGAGGCCGCAGCGCCCTGCTGCCCGCCGCTTACCTCCGCCCCGCTCTCCGAAGAGGACTCGGTCAGGATGGCGGCGATGTTCAAGGCCCTGTCCGACCCGGTTCGCCTACGGCTCTTCTCCCGCGTCGCCTCCCACGAGGGCGGCGAGGCGTGCGTGTGCGACATCCAGGACGTCGGCGTCTCCCAGCCCACCGTCTCCCACCACCTCAAGAAGCTCCGCGAGGCCGGCCTGCTCACCTCGGAGCGGCGGGGCACCTGGGTGTACTACCGCGTCGCCCCGAGCGTGCTCGCCGCCATGGCCGGCATGCTCACCGCCGCCACGGGCTGA
- a CDS encoding ArsR family transcriptional regulator: MNKSNYASTVVDAEAAELYASWFKALADPTRIQLLHLLAAEGRPMSVGEIVERSPVSQSTVSHHLKVLAEVRFVLPEKQGTSTRYQVNRTCLTVFPAAVAAILAEPRTQPPREDNRGC, encoded by the coding sequence ATGAATAAGTCGAACTACGCCAGCACCGTTGTCGACGCCGAGGCCGCCGAGCTGTACGCGTCGTGGTTCAAGGCGCTCGCGGACCCCACCCGCATCCAGCTGCTGCACCTGCTCGCCGCCGAAGGCCGGCCGATGAGCGTCGGCGAGATCGTCGAACGCTCGCCGGTGAGCCAGTCGACGGTCTCCCACCACCTGAAGGTCCTCGCAGAGGTGCGCTTCGTCCTCCCCGAGAAGCAGGGCACATCCACCCGCTACCAGGTCAACCGCACCTGTCTGACGGTCTTTCCGGCGGCCGTCGCGGCCATCCTCGCCGAGCCTCGCACCCAGCCGCCCCGAGAGGACAATCGTGGCTGCTGA
- a CDS encoding phosphinothricin acetyltransferase, translating into MAADTRVVPMTDEHADQVLAIYQAGIDEGNATFETAAPTWQAFDAARLAEHRFVAVDRTDRVLGWIAASRVSDRCAYAGVVEHSVYVRPDARGRGIADRLLRALIASTEEAGIWTIQSGVFPENTASLAVHARNGFRVIGTRERIGRHQDVWRDVLLIERRSLIVD; encoded by the coding sequence GTGGCTGCTGACACCCGGGTCGTGCCGATGACCGACGAGCATGCCGACCAGGTGCTGGCGATCTACCAGGCCGGCATCGACGAGGGCAATGCCACCTTCGAGACCGCTGCACCCACCTGGCAGGCGTTCGACGCGGCCAGACTGGCCGAGCACCGCTTCGTGGCCGTCGACCGCACCGACCGCGTCCTCGGCTGGATCGCGGCGAGCCGGGTCTCCGATCGCTGCGCCTACGCAGGTGTGGTGGAGCACTCGGTCTACGTCCGTCCCGACGCCCGGGGCCGGGGCATCGCCGACAGGCTGCTGCGGGCGCTGATCGCGTCCACGGAGGAGGCGGGGATCTGGACGATCCAGTCCGGCGTGTTCCCGGAGAACACCGCCAGCCTCGCCGTCCATGCCCGGAACGGCTTCCGGGTGATCGGCACCCGCGAACGCATCGGCCGCCACCAGGACGTCTGGCGCGACGTCCTCTTGATCGAGCGCCGCAGCCTGATCGTCGACTGA
- a CDS encoding DinB family protein, whose protein sequence is MIGSAPMERQEVHGELERARSEFHQLLEAASTDDLARLTRGTRWTNEQLLWHMLFGFIVVRALLVLVRLFGRLPRGGSRAFARVLDAATVPFDLVNYAGPCGAVKVIGPRRMGAQFDRVVAALHRGLDRESDADLARGMHYPVRWDPFFKDYMTLADIYRYPTLHFDFHRRQLTLDDRR, encoded by the coding sequence ATGATCGGCAGCGCGCCGATGGAACGGCAGGAAGTCCACGGCGAGCTGGAGCGTGCACGCTCGGAGTTCCACCAGCTGCTGGAGGCGGCGAGTACGGACGACCTCGCCCGGCTCACCCGCGGCACGCGGTGGACGAACGAGCAGCTGCTGTGGCACATGCTGTTCGGCTTCATCGTGGTGCGGGCGCTGCTGGTGCTCGTCCGCCTCTTCGGGCGCCTGCCGCGCGGCGGCAGCCGGGCATTCGCGCGGGTCCTGGACGCGGCCACCGTTCCGTTCGACCTCGTCAACTATGCCGGGCCGTGCGGGGCGGTGAAGGTCATCGGTCCCCGGCGGATGGGTGCCCAGTTCGACCGCGTCGTCGCCGCCCTGCACCGCGGGCTGGACCGCGAGTCGGACGCCGATCTCGCTCGCGGCATGCACTACCCCGTGCGTTGGGACCCCTTCTTCAAGGACTACATGACCCTCGCGGACATCTACCGCTACCCCACCCTGCACTTCGACTTCCACCGTCGCCAGCTCACCCTCGACGACCGACGCTGA
- a CDS encoding glycerol uptake facilitator-like aquaporin, whose amino-acid sequence MSVMDEARSETDSVNHATAEGPDEPLAVEPPAVPLPNRAAAELVGTAALVAVVVGSGIQATELTRDVGLQLLANSLATVFGLGVLILLLGPVSGAHFNPVVTLAEWWSGRKDPKGLAARDVAAYIPAQIVGAIAGAVLADAMFGQALVKWSTRDRSAGHLLLGEVVATAGLVLLIFGLAKSDLLRFAPVAVASYIGAAYWFTSSTSFANPAVTIGRAFTDTFAGIAPSSVPGFIGMQLIGGVVGLVLVALIFTHRAGRKVDAS is encoded by the coding sequence TTGAGCGTCATGGACGAGGCGAGATCCGAGACTGACTCCGTGAACCATGCAACTGCGGAAGGCCCCGACGAGCCTCTGGCGGTCGAGCCGCCCGCGGTGCCGCTGCCGAACCGGGCCGCGGCCGAGCTCGTCGGCACCGCGGCCCTGGTCGCGGTCGTGGTCGGCTCCGGTATCCAGGCCACCGAGCTCACCCGGGACGTCGGCCTGCAGCTGCTCGCCAACTCCCTGGCCACCGTCTTCGGCCTCGGCGTCCTGATCCTGCTGCTCGGCCCCGTCTCCGGCGCGCACTTCAACCCGGTCGTGACGCTGGCCGAGTGGTGGTCCGGCCGGAAGGATCCGAAGGGCCTCGCAGCGCGGGACGTCGCCGCCTACATCCCGGCGCAGATCGTCGGTGCCATCGCGGGCGCGGTCCTCGCCGACGCGATGTTCGGCCAGGCCCTGGTGAAGTGGTCAACCCGCGACCGCTCTGCGGGACATCTGCTGCTCGGCGAGGTCGTCGCCACCGCCGGCCTCGTCCTGCTGATCTTCGGCCTGGCCAAGAGCGACCTGCTGCGGTTCGCCCCCGTGGCGGTCGCCTCCTACATCGGCGCCGCGTACTGGTTCACCTCCTCCACCTCGTTCGCCAACCCGGCCGTCACCATCGGCCGGGCGTTCACCGACACCTTCGCCGGCATTGCGCCGTCCTCGGTGCCCGGGTTCATCGGCATGCAGTTGATCGGCGGGGTGGTGGGTCTGGTGTTGGTGGCGCTGATCTTCACGCACCGCGCGGGCCGCAAGGTCGACGCTTCGTGA
- a CDS encoding ArsR family transcriptional regulator, whose protein sequence is MVMSVDSDVLKALADPLRIQILALLAREALCTTHLVEETGARQTNLSNHLKILRDAGLVDTEPCGRFTYYSLRPDAIETVAAEFAGLAATAREAAGRKRSC, encoded by the coding sequence ATGGTGATGTCAGTCGACAGTGACGTGTTGAAGGCCCTGGCCGACCCGCTGAGGATCCAGATCCTCGCGCTGCTCGCCAGGGAGGCCTTGTGCACGACCCACCTCGTCGAGGAGACCGGCGCCCGGCAGACGAACCTGTCGAACCACCTCAAGATCCTCCGGGACGCGGGGCTGGTCGACACCGAGCCCTGCGGCCGCTTCACCTACTACTCGCTCCGCCCCGACGCCATCGAGACCGTCGCGGCGGAGTTCGCCGGGCTGGCCGCCACCGCCCGCGAGGCAGCAGGCCGTAAACGCTCCTGCTGA
- a CDS encoding protein-tyrosine-phosphatase, whose amino-acid sequence MPTTASASVLFVCIHNAGRSQMAAGFLRHLAGDRVEVRSAGSVPGDRINPSAVAAMAELGIDISDQKPKVLTTDAVQASDYVITMGCGDACPYFPGKKYLDWKLDDPAGQGVEAVRPIRDEIKRLIEGLIAEIDAK is encoded by the coding sequence ATGCCCACCACCGCTTCCGCGTCCGTGCTGTTCGTCTGCATCCACAACGCGGGCCGCTCCCAGATGGCGGCCGGTTTCCTGCGCCACCTCGCGGGCGACCGCGTCGAGGTCCGCTCGGCCGGCTCCGTGCCCGGAGACCGGATCAACCCGTCGGCGGTCGCCGCGATGGCCGAGCTCGGCATCGACATCTCCGACCAGAAGCCGAAGGTCCTGACCACCGACGCCGTCCAGGCGTCCGACTACGTCATCACCATGGGCTGCGGCGACGCCTGCCCGTACTTCCCCGGCAAGAAGTACCTGGACTGGAAGCTCGACGACCCGGCCGGCCAGGGCGTCGAGGCGGTCCGCCCCATCCGCGACGAGATCAAGCGCCTCATCGAGGGCCTGATCGCCGAAATCGACGCCAAGTAA
- a CDS encoding S-formylglutathione hydrolase FrmB — translation MGASGDERTAGVTAPAGRIPEQTRGTGPAAPGAHGDTARRAAADQDAGERAGGERAGGELAGSEQAETGRSRRRFLRALLVAGVGAAAVGGAMIEDVLPGGDRLRRAVGMTGPDGTVPAVEPGPVRTVQLASKARGRRIELSIVSPPGSAPGADLPVCLALHGRGGSAAALLDLGLPQFLAAATANGVPPFHLVAVDGGETSYWHRRTPGDDPMAMLLDELPGWLTARGLAAPTGVLGISMGGSGALQYARARDGGLGAAALLSPALFTSWSAARPVDAYQDEADWLAHEPLRHLDRPLTRRLAVWCGTEDPFCPAARKLADRAAETHFPRGAHTDGFWRRVLPDATAFLGQALARRP, via the coding sequence GAGGATCCCGGAGCAGACCCGCGGGACGGGACCGGCAGCGCCCGGCGCGCACGGGGACACCGCGCGCCGGGCCGCCGCGGACCAGGACGCCGGCGAACGGGCTGGCGGCGAACGGGCCGGCGGGGAACTGGCCGGGTCGGAGCAGGCCGAGACCGGCCGGAGCCGCCGCAGATTCCTGCGGGCGCTGCTGGTCGCCGGCGTCGGCGCCGCCGCGGTCGGCGGCGCGATGATCGAGGACGTCCTGCCCGGCGGGGACCGGCTGCGCCGCGCCGTCGGCATGACCGGCCCGGACGGAACCGTCCCCGCCGTGGAGCCAGGACCGGTCCGCACCGTCCAGCTCGCCTCCAAGGCCCGCGGCCGGCGCATCGAACTCAGCATCGTCTCCCCGCCGGGCAGCGCGCCCGGCGCCGACCTGCCGGTCTGCCTGGCGCTGCACGGCCGCGGCGGCTCGGCCGCCGCCCTGCTCGACCTCGGCCTGCCGCAGTTCCTGGCCGCCGCCACCGCCAACGGCGTGCCGCCGTTCCACCTCGTCGCGGTGGACGGCGGCGAGACCAGCTACTGGCACCGCCGCACCCCCGGGGACGACCCGATGGCCATGCTGCTCGACGAGCTCCCCGGCTGGCTCACCGCCCGCGGACTGGCCGCCCCCACGGGCGTGCTCGGCATCTCCATGGGCGGCTCCGGCGCCCTCCAGTACGCCCGCGCCCGGGACGGCGGGCTCGGCGCCGCCGCACTTCTCAGCCCGGCCCTCTTCACCTCCTGGAGTGCCGCCCGGCCCGTCGACGCCTACCAGGACGAGGCCGACTGGCTCGCCCACGAGCCGCTGCGCCACCTCGACCGCCCGCTCACCCGCCGGCTCGCCGTCTGGTGCGGCACTGAGGACCCGTTCTGCCCGGCCGCCCGAAAGCTCGCCGACCGGGCCGCCGAGACGCACTTCCCGCGCGGCGCCCACACCGACGGCTTCTGGCGCCGCGTCCTCCCCGACGCCACCGCCTTCCTCGGCCAGGCCCTCGCCCGCCGCCCCTGA